The following coding sequences lie in one Apium graveolens cultivar Ventura chromosome 1, ASM990537v1, whole genome shotgun sequence genomic window:
- the LOC141663210 gene encoding uncharacterized protein LOC141663210, whose protein sequence is MPPKKNIPSNSSSRESVGGPATEFNGEVDPVAARIWLKETEKAFTLIQVSDDLKADYASFFLKGEANYWWESTRALEREGLVSWTRFTELFLEKYFPDCLQNQLEVKFLELKQGERSVSEYEAKFTELARLVSEYVSKETQKVRRFQQGLKPEIRSGVVALQLKTYPSVVQDALVIESDQKLAIKEKGDKKRKYEGVTDKEDQEESSQKFLKRFGRNRNKRFRRQGFP, encoded by the exons ATGCCGCCCAAGAAGAATATCCCGTCCAATTCCTCTAGTAGAGAGTCTGTTGGGGGCCCAGCCACGG agtttaatGGTGAAGTGGACCCTGTTGCTGCCAGAATTTGGCTTAAGGAGACGGAAAAGGCTTTTACCCTCATTcaagtaagtgatgatcttaAGGCAGATTATGCGAGTTTTTTTCTTAAGggtgaagcaaattattggtgggagtccactCGTGCCTTGGAAAGAGAGGGTCTTGTTTCTTGGACCAGGTTCACAGAgttgttcttggaaaaatatttcccAGATTGTCTACAAAACCAGTTGGAAGTTAAGTTTCTGGAATTGAAACAAGGTGAAAGGAGTGTGTcggaatatgaggccaaatttacggaattggcccgattagtttCTGAATATGTGAGTAAAGAGACCCAGAAAGTAAgaaggtttcaacaagggttgaagcctgaaattcgcagTGGAGTTGTGGCTTTGCAACTTAAGACatatccttccgtagttcaggATGCCCTAGTAattgagagtgatcagaagttggccaTCAAGGAAAAGGGTGATAAGAAGAGGAAGTATGAGGGTGTTACTGACAAGGAGGATCAAGAAGAATCCAGTCAAAAGTTTCTGAAGCGGTTTGGCCGAAATAGGAATAAAAGATTCAGGAGACAGGGTTTTCCCTAG